The Geomonas ferrireducens DNA segment GGACGCTGCTATGAAGAAGATGTCCGATGCACTGGAATACCACGCCACCGGCCGTAAGGGAAAAATCGAGGTAATCGCCACCAAACCCTGCCAGACCGCGCAGGACCTGTCACTTGCCTATTCGCCCGGCGTCGCCGAGCCCTGTCTCGCCATCGAGCAGAACCCTGAGGACGCCTACCAGTACACCGCCAAGGGAAATCTTGTCGCGGTGGTCTCCAACGGCACGGCGGTTCTTGGTCTTGGCAACATCGGCGCCCTCGCGGGCAAGCCGGTCATGGAAGGGAAGGGGGTCCTCTTCAAACGCTTCGCCGACGTGGACGTCTTCGACATTGAGTTGAACAGCGAAGATCCCGACGAGATCATCAGGGCATGTCAGCTCCTCGAGCCAACCTTCGGCGGCATCAACCTGGAGGACATCAAGGCTCCCGAGTGCTTCTACATCGAGGAGGAACTCAAGAAGACCATGAACATCCCGGTCTTCCACGATGACCAGCACGGAACGGCGATCATCTCGGCCGCAGGCCTCATCAACGCCCTGGAACTTGTCGGCAAGAAGATAGAAGAAATAAAGATGGTGGTGAACGGCGCGGGTGCATCGGCCAACGCCTGCGTAAACCTCGCCCTGTCGCTCGGCCTCAAGCTGGAAAACCTCATCATGTGCGACACCAAGGGGGTCATCTACAAGGGCAGAACGGAGGGGATGAACAAGTACAAGGAGCGCTTCGCCGCCGACACAAAGCTCCGCACGCTGGAAGAAGCGGCGGTGGGATGCGACGTCATGTACGGCCTCTCCTCGAAGGGTGCCATCACCCCGGAAATGGTGCGCAGCATGGCGCCCAACCCGATCATCTTCGCCATGGCGAACCCGGACCCCGAGATCACCCCGGAAGAGGCCCACGCGGTACGCGGCGACGTCTTGATCGCCACCGGTCGCTCGGATTACCCAAACCAGGTCAACAACGTCCTCGGCTTCCCCTTCATCTTCCGCGGCGCCCTCGACGTCAGGGCGACGACCATCAACGAGGAGATGAAAAAGGCGGCGGTCTTCGCGCTGGCTGAGCTCGCCCGCGAGGAATGCCCGGATTCGGTCTGCCGCGCCTACGGCAACGTCAAGTTCAGCTTCGGTCGCGACTACATCATCCCCAAGCCGTTCGATCCAAGGGCCCTCCTGAGAGTCGCCCCGGCGATAGCCAAGGCGGCAATGGATTCCGGCGTAGCGCGCCAGCCGATCGCCGACATGAACAAGTACGTGGAGCACCTGGAGTCGCTGCAGGGGAAATCCAAGGAGACGCTGCGCCAGATCATCAACAAGGCGAAGAGCGATCCGAAGACCGTGGTCTTCCCGGAAGGGGAGAACGAGAAGGTCCTGCGCGCGGCCCAGATGCTGGTCGAGCAGGGGATCGCCAAGCCCATCCTCCTTGGGAACGAGGAGAAGATCCGCTGCACGCTCCAGTCGCTGGAGATCGACCTGCACGGCGGTGTCACCATCATTGACCCCGCGAATGACGAGAACCTGGAGTCCTACGCAAACGAGCTCTTCCTGCTCAGGCAGAGAAAGGGACTCACCCTCTCGGAGAGCCGCAGGCTCATGGCGCGCAAGTCGCGCACCCACTTCGGCTGTATGATGGTCCGTCGCGGCGACGCCGACGCGCTCCTGGCAGGGGTGGACGCGAACTACGCGGACACCATCCGTCCCGCCCTCCAGGTGATCGGCAAGCAGGAAGGGCTTTCCAGCGTGCACGGCCTCTACATGATGGTCTTCAAGCAGGAGATCTACTTCCTGGCCGACACCACCGTCTGCATCGACCCGGACGCGGCGGAACTCGCCGAGACGGCGATCCTTGCCGCGGAGAAGGCGCGCATGCTCGAGATCGAGCCGAGTGTCGCCATGCTCTCCATGTCCAACTTCGGTTCGGTGCGGCATCCGCAGGCCGACCGGGTGAGAAGCGCCGTGGAGATGGTGAAACAGAGGGCGCCCGGGCTCGACATCGACGGGGAGATGCAGGCCGACACCGCCGTGGTCTCCGAGCTTTTGCAGGCGAATTTCCCCTTCACCACCCTCAAAAAACCTGCTAATGTCCTGGTCTTCCCGGACCTCACCTCGGGGAACATCTGCTACAAGCTCCTGCGGCAGCTGGGGGGCGCGGATGCCATCGGGCCGATCCTCATGGGGATGAACAAGCCGGTGCACATCCTGCAGCAGGGAGACGACGTGATGGACATCGTCAACATGGCGGCCATCGCCGTGGTCGACGCCCAGAACTACGGCCGGCAGGCCGCCGCGACCGGCGCGCCGCAAACGAAGAAGGTGCATCTACCCCTTCCGTCCGAGGGGGCTTTCGCCGGAGCCTGAGGAGGCACCCATGATGCCCGCGCACGAACCGTCCAGAGCTGCCGCCGCCGTCGCCGACCATTACCGCTGCCCGGACCTTGAATCGAAGGTCCTCTCGGCCCTGGTTGCGGCGGGAAAAGATCCGGACCGGCTGCGTCCCGAGGAACTGGCCGCCATCGACGAGTTCCACGTGCGCGGCGCCGCGGCCACGAGGGAGCTCGCGGCGGCGCTGGAGCCCGGGGCGGGGCTTCTTGTCCTGGACGTCGGCTGCGGGCTGGGAGGTGCGTCGCGGCACCTCGCCCGCCTTCTTGACTGCCACGTCATCGGCGTCGACCAAAGCTCCGATTACTGCGCCGGAGCGAGGATGCTCTCCGAGCGGCTCGGGATGAGTTCGAAGGTGGCCTACCTCCAGGCGAACGCGCTGACGCTCCCCTTCGGTGACGGCGCCTTCGACGTAGTCTGGACACAGCACGTATCGATGAACATCCAGGACAAGCGCCGTTTCTACCAGGAGATCCGCCGCGTGCTCGTACCGGGTGGCAGGCTCGCCTGCTACGAGGTTCTCTCCGGCCGGGGAGGGGAGGTGTGTTTCCCGGTGCCGTGGGCGCGGGACCCGTCCGGGAGCTTTCTGATAGACGAGCGGGAGTTCAACGAACTCCTCTCGGAGGCGGGGTTCCGGAGCCTGTCTTGGAAGGACGTGACCGAGGAAGGGCTCGCATGGTTTCGCGCCAGGCGGCAGAAGAGCGGCGACGTGCCTCGGGACCCGTTCGGGTTGCAGCTCCTGCTCGGGGACGATTTTCCGCAGATGATCGAGAACCAGCTGCGCAACCTTGAAGAGCAGCGGATAAAACTGGTGCAGGGGGTTTTTCAAGCGACGATGGAGAGATGATTGTTCACAGCAGGGAAGGAGGTCCACCATGAAAAGTACCGCTCGGAATTTTTCGCTCATACCCAATCCGAAGGAGGGTCCGGCCATGCCTCAGCTTAAGGATTGCACCCTGACCCTGGAGGATAGAGTCGCCGTACTGACCTTCCAGCGCGACGATGTCCGCAACGCCCTCACCGGAACCGCCCTCACCGAAGACATCATCACCACCGTCAACTGGATCAACCGCGAGGATCGCGTTTCCGTCCTGGTCATGACCGGCGCCGGATCGGCGTTCTCCTCCGGCGGAAACGTGAAGGAGATGCAGTCCAAAAGCGGCACCTTCGGCGGGTCTCCCGTGGAGGTCCAGGACAAGTACCGCCGCGGCATCCAGCAGATACCGCTTCTTTTGCACAAGGCCGAGATC contains these protein-coding regions:
- a CDS encoding NADP-dependent malic enzyme; translated protein: MKKMSDALEYHATGRKGKIEVIATKPCQTAQDLSLAYSPGVAEPCLAIEQNPEDAYQYTAKGNLVAVVSNGTAVLGLGNIGALAGKPVMEGKGVLFKRFADVDVFDIELNSEDPDEIIRACQLLEPTFGGINLEDIKAPECFYIEEELKKTMNIPVFHDDQHGTAIISAAGLINALELVGKKIEEIKMVVNGAGASANACVNLALSLGLKLENLIMCDTKGVIYKGRTEGMNKYKERFAADTKLRTLEEAAVGCDVMYGLSSKGAITPEMVRSMAPNPIIFAMANPDPEITPEEAHAVRGDVLIATGRSDYPNQVNNVLGFPFIFRGALDVRATTINEEMKKAAVFALAELAREECPDSVCRAYGNVKFSFGRDYIIPKPFDPRALLRVAPAIAKAAMDSGVARQPIADMNKYVEHLESLQGKSKETLRQIINKAKSDPKTVVFPEGENEKVLRAAQMLVEQGIAKPILLGNEEKIRCTLQSLEIDLHGGVTIIDPANDENLESYANELFLLRQRKGLTLSESRRLMARKSRTHFGCMMVRRGDADALLAGVDANYADTIRPALQVIGKQEGLSSVHGLYMMVFKQEIYFLADTTVCIDPDAAELAETAILAAEKARMLEIEPSVAMLSMSNFGSVRHPQADRVRSAVEMVKQRAPGLDIDGEMQADTAVVSELLQANFPFTTLKKPANVLVFPDLTSGNICYKLLRQLGGADAIGPILMGMNKPVHILQQGDDVMDIVNMAAIAVVDAQNYGRQAAATGAPQTKKVHLPLPSEGAFAGA
- a CDS encoding class I SAM-dependent methyltransferase, producing the protein MMPAHEPSRAAAAVADHYRCPDLESKVLSALVAAGKDPDRLRPEELAAIDEFHVRGAAATRELAAALEPGAGLLVLDVGCGLGGASRHLARLLDCHVIGVDQSSDYCAGARMLSERLGMSSKVAYLQANALTLPFGDGAFDVVWTQHVSMNIQDKRRFYQEIRRVLVPGGRLACYEVLSGRGGEVCFPVPWARDPSGSFLIDEREFNELLSEAGFRSLSWKDVTEEGLAWFRARRQKSGDVPRDPFGLQLLLGDDFPQMIENQLRNLEEQRIKLVQGVFQATMER